The following are from one region of the Nicotiana tomentosiformis chromosome 7, ASM39032v3, whole genome shotgun sequence genome:
- the LOC138896297 gene encoding uncharacterized protein: protein MTNPNEHVTSYTCAIKGNDLKDDEIESVLLKKFGETISKGTMIWYHNLPSNSIDSFAMLVDSLMKAHVGAIKVEIRKSYIFKAKQKDNEMLRDFVSRFQMEHMDLPLVADNWDVQAFNQGLNVRSSVASQQLKQNLIEYSIVTWADVHNQYQWKIKVEDDQLGDPSGSVYPVRTFDRVKKDIHREPRPNRDQYQPYNRDQKSSGSGWIPMRNERRNDRSQRNRGLMT, encoded by the coding sequence ATGAccaacccaaatgagcatgtaacctcttacacatgtgccatcaaagggaatgacttgaaggatgatgagatcgagtctgtcctattgaagaagttcggagaaACCATATCAAAAGGgactatgatatggtatcataacttaccttctaattctattgattcgtttgctatgcttgttGATTCTTTAATGAAAGCACAcgtcggggccatcaaggtcgagatcaGGAAATCATACATTTTCAAAGCtaaacaaaaggataacgagatgctcagagatttcgtgtcccgttttcaaatggaacataTGGATCTGCCGCTAGTCGCTGATAATTGGGATGTTCAGGCTTTCAATCAAGggctcaatgttcgaagctcggtggcttcgcagcagttgaaacaaaacctgatagaatattCGATCGTTACTTGGGCTGACGTGCATAATCAGTATCAATGGAAGATCAAAGTGgaggatgatcaactcggggatccttcggggtctgtttatcccgtcagaacctTCGACAGAGTCAAGAAGGATATCCACCGTGAACCGAGACCAAACAGGGATCAATATCAACCATATAATAGAGATCAAAAAAGTAGTGGGTCCGGGTGGATACCCATGAGAAacgaaaggagaaatgaccgaAGTCAGAGAAACCGGGGACTCATGACCTAA